In Ensifer canadensis, a genomic segment contains:
- a CDS encoding J domain-containing protein, with protein sequence MLGVDRDANDQAIRTAYRKAAKAAHPDSGGDAEQFARLQAVYDLLKDPVRRKVFDDTGYDPQLAEPRDLKGLMMLETLVNDFILDEREPGSFDPVAAMRRKLSDDIVKSRFHILELERHRARVRKHLDRLGRRPETDVLGSMLRARSRSIAEAIKTTEEQIKTIEQAYEMLEGYSYELEALEVKAHAAE encoded by the coding sequence ATGCTTGGCGTGGACCGCGACGCGAACGACCAGGCCATCCGCACGGCCTATCGCAAGGCGGCCAAGGCGGCCCATCCCGACTCGGGCGGCGATGCCGAGCAATTCGCCCGGCTGCAGGCGGTCTATGATCTCCTGAAGGATCCGGTGCGCCGCAAGGTCTTTGACGACACCGGCTACGACCCGCAGCTCGCCGAGCCGCGCGACCTCAAGGGCCTGATGATGCTGGAGACCCTGGTCAACGACTTCATTCTCGACGAGCGCGAGCCCGGCAGCTTCGACCCCGTCGCCGCCATGCGCCGCAAGCTTTCCGACGATATCGTCAAGAGCCGCTTCCACATCCTCGAGCTGGAGCGCCACCGCGCCCGCGTGCGAAAACACCTCGACCGCCTCGGCCGCCGGCCGGAAACCGACGTCCTCGGCTCGATGCTGCGCGCCCGCTCACGCTCGATCGCCGAGGCGATCAAGACCACCGAAGAGCAGATCAAGACGATCGAGCAGGCCTATGAAATGCTGGAAGGCTATTCCTACGAGCTGGAGGCGCTGGAGGTAAAGGCGCACGCCGCGGAGTAG
- a CDS encoding cold-shock protein, which produces MATKGTVKFFNQDKGFGFITPDGGAKDVFVHISAVQDAGLATLKDGQVVTFDTEADRMGKGPKAVNIQAS; this is translated from the coding sequence ATGGCCACTAAGGGCACCGTAAAATTCTTCAACCAGGACAAGGGTTTTGGTTTCATCACGCCGGACGGCGGCGCTAAGGACGTATTCGTCCACATCTCCGCTGTACAGGACGCTGGCCTTGCTACGCTGAAGGACGGCCAGGTTGTCACGTTCGACACCGAAGCTGACCGCATGGGCAAGGGCCCGAAGGCCGTCAACATCCAGGCTTCGTAA
- the dusA gene encoding tRNA dihydrouridine(20/20a) synthase DusA, giving the protein MTENAAKSAAGRAYFKAPIFAVAPMIDWTDRHYRFFARRLSRHALLYTEMIVADAILRGDRVKLLGFDASEHPVALQLGGSDPRKMAEAARIAEAFGYDEINMNVGCPSDRVQSGTFGACLMQEPGVVAECVAAMKATVTIPVTVKCRIGVDEQDPEVALRDLVSRVVDAGTDAVWVHARKAWLQGLSPKENRDIPPLDYALVHRLKAENPNLFIGLNGGLQTLNQSLDELKHLDGVMLGRAAYHDSAMLSSVDGFFPHPLTGAPTLIHDAADFSERGHRLDLSFWAELREAMADYAAGHIANGGRLAHVTRHMVGLFQGWPGARRYRQILSSDATRQGAGPEVIHAAFDAVFEAAAAKQAAE; this is encoded by the coding sequence ATGACTGAGAACGCAGCAAAATCTGCGGCCGGAAGAGCGTATTTCAAGGCTCCGATCTTCGCCGTGGCGCCGATGATCGACTGGACCGATCGGCACTACCGGTTTTTTGCGCGCCGGCTTTCGCGGCATGCGCTGCTCTATACCGAGATGATCGTCGCCGACGCGATCCTCAGGGGCGATCGGGTGAAGCTGCTCGGTTTTGATGCGTCGGAGCATCCGGTGGCGCTGCAGCTGGGCGGCAGCGATCCGCGCAAGATGGCGGAGGCGGCCCGCATTGCCGAAGCGTTCGGCTATGACGAAATCAACATGAATGTCGGCTGCCCGTCCGACCGGGTGCAATCCGGCACTTTTGGCGCCTGCCTGATGCAGGAGCCTGGCGTGGTGGCGGAATGCGTGGCGGCGATGAAGGCCACGGTCACGATCCCGGTGACGGTGAAATGCCGCATCGGCGTCGACGAGCAGGATCCGGAAGTGGCGTTGCGCGATCTGGTGTCGCGCGTCGTCGACGCCGGTACGGACGCGGTCTGGGTCCATGCCCGCAAAGCCTGGCTGCAGGGGCTCTCGCCCAAGGAAAACCGCGACATCCCGCCGCTCGACTACGCTCTCGTGCACCGGCTGAAGGCTGAAAACCCTAATCTTTTCATCGGCCTCAACGGCGGACTTCAGACTTTGAATCAGTCGCTTGACGAGCTCAAGCATCTCGATGGCGTGATGCTCGGTCGGGCCGCCTATCACGACAGCGCCATGCTTTCGTCGGTCGATGGCTTTTTCCCGCATCCGCTGACCGGCGCGCCGACGCTGATTCACGACGCTGCCGACTTCTCAGAGCGCGGCCACCGGCTGGACCTGTCCTTCTGGGCGGAATTGCGCGAAGCGATGGCCGATTATGCGGCCGGCCACATCGCCAATGGCGGCCGGCTCGCCCATGTCACGCGGCATATGGTCGGGCTGTTCCAGGGCTGGCCGGGTGCACGGCGCTACCGCCAGATCCTGTCGTCTGACGCCACCCGCCAAGGGGCTGGGCCGGAGGTCATCCACGCCGCCTTCGATGCCGTGTTCGAGGCGGCAGCCGCAAAGCAGGCGGCCGAGTAG
- a CDS encoding DUF3828 domain-containing protein — translation MQNVIFAFVLGLATAVATGAWAQPFRSPTALIEALYAPYLGDGDTSERDAFFSNDLTKLYETDAEKSQGEVGAIGFDPVINGQDWDIANLRIGKAEITGPSAVVTVRFENFSAPVTLRYSLMNEAGNWQVDDIESTEGDTRWTLSEIFANAQY, via the coding sequence ATGCAAAATGTCATATTTGCTTTTGTGCTGGGGCTTGCGACGGCGGTTGCAACAGGCGCCTGGGCTCAGCCATTCAGGTCCCCGACCGCGCTCATCGAGGCGCTCTATGCGCCATATCTTGGCGACGGCGACACCTCGGAGCGCGACGCGTTTTTCTCCAACGATCTCACCAAGCTTTACGAGACCGACGCGGAGAAGAGCCAGGGTGAGGTCGGCGCCATCGGCTTTGACCCCGTCATCAACGGGCAGGATTGGGACATCGCCAACCTGCGCATCGGCAAGGCCGAAATCACCGGCCCATCCGCTGTCGTCACCGTGCGCTTCGAGAATTTTTCGGCGCCCGTCACCCTGCGCTACAGTCTGATGAACGAAGCCGGAAACTGGCAGGTCGACGACATCGAAAGCACCGAGGGCGATACCCGGTGGACGTTGAGCGAGATCTTCGCCAACGCGCAATATTGA
- a CDS encoding DUF982 domain-containing protein, with protein sequence MHQIIWNQPIELDFVTGDVRTVKGPSDALACLADHWPRRGPSYVAARSACRAAIDGRRTVEEARSLFISAANEAELKAH encoded by the coding sequence ATGCATCAAATCATCTGGAACCAGCCGATCGAACTCGACTTCGTGACGGGCGATGTCCGCACCGTCAAGGGCCCGTCAGACGCGCTTGCCTGCCTTGCCGACCATTGGCCGCGGCGCGGACCGAGTTACGTCGCCGCCCGCAGCGCCTGCCGCGCCGCCATCGACGGCCGTCGCACGGTGGAAGAAGCGCGATCGCTGTTCATCTCGGCTGCAAATGAAGCCGAATTGAAAGCGCATTAA
- a CDS encoding fumarylacetoacetate hydrolase family protein has product MQTVIPPSPPVLLPIAGSLVGFPVRRVYCVGRNYAAHAIEMGHDPDREPPFFFQKNPDNLLVADKTFPYPPRTADVHHEVELVVALKSGGADIPVEQALDCVYGYAVGIDFTRRDLQAEAKKAGKPWAAAKAFEHSAPVSEIVPVEAIGHPVNGNIWLKVNGELRQQGDLEQMIWKIPEVISELSRLFTLAPGDIIMTGTPSGVGPVVRGDAVTCGVDGVAALAVTVL; this is encoded by the coding sequence ATGCAAACAGTCATTCCACCTTCACCACCCGTCCTGTTGCCGATCGCCGGTAGCCTCGTGGGTTTTCCGGTGCGCCGGGTCTATTGCGTGGGCCGCAACTATGCGGCCCACGCCATCGAGATGGGTCACGACCCGGATCGCGAACCGCCGTTCTTCTTCCAGAAGAACCCGGACAACCTGCTGGTGGCCGATAAGACCTTCCCCTATCCGCCGCGCACGGCCGATGTGCACCATGAGGTCGAGCTGGTTGTCGCCTTGAAAAGCGGCGGCGCCGACATCCCTGTCGAACAGGCGCTCGACTGCGTCTACGGCTATGCTGTTGGCATCGACTTCACCCGCCGCGACCTGCAGGCCGAGGCCAAGAAGGCGGGCAAGCCCTGGGCAGCGGCCAAGGCCTTCGAACATTCGGCGCCTGTTTCCGAGATCGTGCCGGTCGAGGCGATCGGTCATCCCGTCAACGGCAATATCTGGCTGAAGGTCAATGGCGAGCTACGCCAGCAGGGCGATCTCGAGCAGATGATCTGGAAGATACCCGAAGTCATCTCGGAGCTTTCACGGCTGTTCACGCTCGCCCCCGGCGACATCATCATGACCGGGACCCCTTCGGGTGTCGGTCCGGTGGTGCGCGGCGACGCGGTGACCTGCGGCGTCGATGGCGTCGCGGCGCTTGCCGTTACCGTTCTCTAA
- a CDS encoding gamma carbonic anhydrase family protein yields MPLYALGPLRPQTPTEGSYWVAPDANIIGQVEIGEDVGIWFGATLRGDNELIRLGARTNIQENTVIHVDPGFPVTIGEGCTIGHGAIIHGCTIGDNSLIGMGATVLNGAKIGRNCLVGANALVTEGKEFPDNSLIVGAPAKAIRTLDDAAVEGLKRSASHYVKNWQRYAMQLTKLD; encoded by the coding sequence ATGCCGCTCTATGCCCTTGGACCGCTGCGTCCGCAAACGCCTACTGAGGGCAGCTACTGGGTGGCGCCTGATGCCAACATCATCGGCCAGGTGGAAATCGGCGAGGATGTCGGCATCTGGTTCGGCGCCACGCTGCGCGGCGACAACGAGCTGATCCGGCTCGGCGCCCGCACCAATATCCAGGAAAACACCGTCATTCACGTCGACCCCGGCTTTCCCGTGACCATCGGCGAAGGCTGCACCATCGGTCATGGCGCCATCATCCACGGCTGCACCATCGGCGACAACTCGCTGATCGGCATGGGCGCAACGGTGCTGAACGGTGCGAAGATCGGCCGCAACTGCCTGGTCGGCGCAAATGCGCTGGTGACCGAGGGCAAGGAGTTCCCCGACAATTCGCTGATCGTCGGCGCGCCCGCCAAGGCCATCCGCACGCTTGACGATGCCGCCGTCGAAGGGCTGAAGCGCTCGGCCAGCCACTACGTCAAGAACTGGCAGCGCTATGCGATGCAGCTGACGAAGCTCGACTAG
- a CDS encoding Fur family transcriptional regulator: MTTPQLTKNQTMVMNALSHSEGPLSAYTILDKLRDQGFRAPLQVYRALDKLLEYGLVHRLESLNAFVACTCPHEHEHDHGVTAFTICEGCGQVTEFHDTAIEQRLSALTRAQNFKTEKTTIEIRGHCQSCA, from the coding sequence ATGACGACCCCGCAACTGACCAAGAACCAGACGATGGTGATGAATGCGCTCAGCCATTCCGAAGGCCCCTTGAGCGCCTACACAATCCTCGACAAGCTGCGCGACCAGGGGTTTCGCGCGCCACTGCAGGTCTATCGCGCGCTCGACAAGCTGCTCGAGTATGGCCTCGTGCACCGGCTCGAAAGCCTCAACGCCTTCGTTGCCTGCACATGCCCGCACGAGCACGAGCATGATCACGGGGTCACGGCGTTTACGATCTGCGAGGGGTGTGGGCAGGTAACCGAGTTCCACGACACCGCGATCGAGCAGCGGTTGTCGGCGCTGACGCGTGCACAGAACTTCAAGACGGAAAAGACCACCATCGAGATCCGTGGTCACTGCCAGAGCTGCGCCTGA
- the znuB gene encoding zinc ABC transporter permease subunit ZnuB yields the protein MLDDFFVRALIAGIGIAVMAGPLGCFVIWRRMAYFGDTMAHSALLGVALSLLLDLNLMVAVFIVAAAVSILLLFLQRRGALSTDALLGILSHSALSIGLVIVAFMTWVRIDLVGFLFGDILAVSESDIDIIWGGGILVIFAIVYLWRPLLASTVNPELAEAEGMKPERARLFFMLLMALVIAIAMKIVGILLITSLLIIPAATARRFATSPEIMAVLASVIGALAVTGGLFGSLHWDTPSGPSIVVAALALFVLSLLPIGRRRLETASHSTPGGHH from the coding sequence ATGCTTGACGATTTCTTCGTCCGGGCGCTGATCGCCGGCATCGGTATCGCCGTGATGGCGGGGCCGCTCGGCTGCTTCGTCATCTGGCGGCGCATGGCCTATTTCGGCGATACCATGGCGCATTCGGCGCTGCTGGGTGTGGCGCTGTCGCTGCTTCTCGATCTCAACCTGATGGTGGCGGTGTTCATCGTTGCGGCTGCCGTGTCGATATTACTGCTGTTCCTGCAGCGGCGCGGGGCGCTGTCGACCGATGCGCTGCTCGGCATCCTGTCGCATTCGGCGCTGTCGATCGGCCTCGTCATCGTCGCCTTCATGACCTGGGTGCGCATCGATCTCGTCGGCTTTCTCTTCGGCGACATTCTCGCTGTGTCGGAATCCGACATCGACATCATCTGGGGCGGCGGCATCCTGGTGATCTTCGCGATCGTCTATCTCTGGCGGCCGCTGCTGGCCTCCACGGTCAATCCTGAACTCGCCGAGGCCGAGGGCATGAAGCCGGAGCGGGCGCGGTTGTTCTTCATGCTGTTGATGGCGCTGGTGATCGCCATCGCCATGAAGATCGTCGGCATCCTCTTGATCACCTCGCTGCTGATCATCCCGGCGGCCACAGCCCGCCGCTTTGCGACGTCGCCGGAAATAATGGCGGTTCTTGCCTCGGTGATCGGTGCGCTTGCCGTTACCGGTGGGCTTTTCGGTTCGCTGCACTGGGACACGCCGTCGGGACCGTCTATCGTCGTTGCTGCACTTGCGCTTTTCGTACTGAGTCTGCTGCCGATCGGGCGGCGTCGGTTGGAGACAGCGTCTCATTCCACGCCTGGAGGGCATCATTGA
- a CDS encoding ATP-binding cassette domain-containing protein, whose product MLNFRSPETTPLVRLNNAGVSRNGRWLVRGVEFSISPGEIVTLIGPNGSGKSTTAKTAIGVLKADEGFVERKPGLKVGYVPQKLAVDWTLPLTVERLMTLTGPLKGREIEEALSATGVLHLAKAEVQHLSGGEFQRALLARAIARKPDLLVLDEPVQGVDFSGEIALYELIKQIRNRTGCGILLISHDLHIVMAETDTVVCLNGHVCCRGTPQAVSQSPEYQKLFGRRAASTLAVYSHNHDHTHLPDGRVLHADGSITEHCYPGDGHHHDEDDNVHDHGEDCGCGHHTRLHGFEVKEKRDA is encoded by the coding sequence ATGCTGAATTTCCGATCCCCAGAAACGACACCGCTGGTGCGGTTGAACAATGCCGGCGTCAGCCGCAACGGCCGCTGGCTGGTGCGTGGCGTGGAGTTTTCCATCAGCCCGGGCGAGATCGTCACGCTGATCGGCCCCAATGGCTCTGGCAAGTCAACGACCGCGAAGACGGCGATCGGCGTGCTGAAGGCCGACGAAGGTTTTGTCGAGCGCAAGCCGGGCCTGAAGGTCGGCTATGTCCCGCAGAAGCTTGCAGTCGACTGGACGCTGCCCTTGACAGTCGAACGGCTGATGACGCTGACCGGCCCGCTGAAGGGCAGGGAGATCGAGGAGGCGCTGTCGGCGACCGGCGTTCTGCATCTGGCGAAAGCCGAGGTGCAGCATCTGTCGGGCGGTGAATTCCAGCGGGCGTTGCTCGCGCGGGCGATCGCCCGCAAGCCGGACCTGCTGGTGCTCGACGAACCGGTGCAGGGCGTCGACTTCAGCGGTGAGATCGCGCTCTACGAACTGATCAAGCAGATCCGCAACCGCACCGGCTGCGGCATCCTGCTGATCTCGCACGATCTGCATATCGTCATGGCCGAAACCGACACGGTCGTCTGCCTCAATGGCCATGTCTGCTGCCGCGGCACGCCGCAGGCCGTCAGCCAGAGCCCGGAGTACCAGAAGCTGTTCGGCAGGCGCGCTGCCAGCACGCTTGCGGTCTACAGCCACAATCACGACCACACGCATCTGCCTGACGGGCGCGTGCTGCATGCTGATGGTTCGATCACCGAGCACTGTTACCCGGGCGACGGCCATCACCACGACGAGGACGACAACGTGCATGACCATGGCGAGGATTGCGGCTGCGGCCACCACACCCGCCTGCATGGCTTCGAGGTGAAGGAGAAGCGCGATGCTTGA
- the znuA gene encoding zinc ABC transporter substrate-binding protein ZnuA, with the protein MKSSSALLFASTILLSSPVAAAGPNVVASIKPVHSLVASIMQGVGEPSLIVEGAASPHTYNMKPSNAAALQAAKVVFWVGPGLEAFLDKPLDALSGGAKVVELSEAPGLEKLKFREGGAFEAHDHDDEGHGEEGHKHAEGEAEHDDAAAPEAAAADDHDHAHEGHDHEGFDMHLWLDPQNARAMAAEIEKTLTEADPDNAGAYKANLEKLNQRLDALDKSLVATVAPVKDKPFVVFHDAYQYFEHRYQVRVAGSITVSPEVLPGADRLSQIHAKIKELGATCVFAEPQFEPKLINVVIEGTPAKSGTLDPEAATLDAGPDLYFQLMEGIGTSLKTCLASAS; encoded by the coding sequence ATGAAATCGTCTTCCGCCCTGCTCTTTGCCTCCACAATCCTGCTGTCTTCGCCCGTTGCAGCGGCCGGCCCCAATGTGGTGGCTTCGATCAAGCCTGTCCACTCGCTCGTCGCTTCGATCATGCAGGGCGTCGGCGAACCGTCGCTGATCGTCGAGGGTGCTGCTTCGCCCCATACCTACAACATGAAACCGTCGAACGCCGCGGCGCTGCAGGCGGCCAAGGTGGTCTTCTGGGTCGGCCCGGGGCTCGAAGCCTTCCTCGACAAGCCGCTCGATGCGCTGAGCGGCGGCGCCAAGGTGGTGGAGCTCAGCGAAGCGCCGGGTCTTGAGAAGCTGAAGTTCCGCGAAGGCGGCGCCTTCGAGGCGCATGATCACGACGACGAGGGCCATGGTGAGGAGGGCCACAAGCACGCCGAGGGCGAAGCGGAACACGACGATGCCGCAGCTCCCGAGGCTGCTGCCGCAGATGACCACGATCATGCGCATGAGGGCCATGATCACGAAGGCTTCGACATGCACCTGTGGCTCGACCCGCAAAATGCTAGGGCGATGGCAGCCGAGATCGAAAAGACGCTCACAGAGGCCGACCCGGACAATGCCGGCGCCTACAAGGCCAATCTCGAGAAACTCAACCAGCGCCTCGACGCGCTGGACAAGAGCCTGGTCGCAACCGTCGCGCCGGTGAAGGACAAGCCCTTCGTCGTCTTCCACGATGCCTATCAGTATTTCGAGCATCGCTACCAGGTGCGGGTGGCGGGCTCGATCACGGTCAGCCCGGAGGTTCTGCCCGGCGCCGATCGGCTGTCGCAGATCCACGCCAAGATCAAGGAACTGGGTGCGACCTGCGTCTTTGCCGAACCGCAGTTCGAACCGAAACTGATCAATGTGGTGATCGAAGGCACGCCGGCGAAATCCGGGACGCTCGATCCAGAGGCGGCCACGCTCGATGCCGGGCCGGACCTCTACTTCCAGCTGATGGAAGGTATCGGCACGTCGCTCAAGACCTGCCTCGCCTCGGCAAGCTGA
- the zigA gene encoding zinc metallochaperone GTPase ZigA: MERLPVTVLSGFLGAGKTTLLNHVLSNRDGLRVAVIVNDMSEINIDAALIRDGGANLSRTEEQLVEMTNGCICCTLRDDLLREVRDLAEQNRFDYLLIESSGISEPLPVATTFDFRDEDGESLTDVARLDTMVTVVDAANLLADYSSLDFLADRGETAGEGDTRTLVDLLVEQIEFADVVVLNKIGTATSEQRDAARKIIVGLNPDAQLVEVDFGQVELRDVLGTGRFDLAKAEQHPLWYKELHGFKDHIPETEEYGIRSFVYKARRPFDPTRFQAFLNRSWQGVVRAKGFFWLATRPYHVGELSQAGPLVRTSKMGPWWAAVPREQWPRDPGFLKAVGPYIDPVWGDRRQEIVFIGADPMDQAMLTAELDACLVNDTSFQPDRWRDLPDPFANWSQRAA, encoded by the coding sequence ATGGAAAGACTTCCCGTAACCGTGCTGTCCGGCTTCCTTGGCGCCGGCAAGACGACGCTGCTCAACCATGTGCTGTCCAACCGCGACGGCTTGCGTGTAGCCGTCATCGTCAACGATATGAGCGAGATCAATATCGACGCCGCGTTGATCCGCGACGGCGGCGCCAACCTGTCGCGCACCGAAGAGCAGCTCGTTGAAATGACCAATGGCTGCATCTGTTGCACGCTGCGCGACGATCTGCTGCGCGAAGTCCGCGATCTCGCCGAACAGAACCGCTTCGACTACCTGCTGATCGAATCGAGCGGCATTTCCGAACCCCTGCCCGTCGCAACCACCTTCGATTTTCGCGACGAGGATGGCGAAAGCCTTACCGACGTCGCCCGCCTCGACACCATGGTCACCGTGGTCGATGCCGCCAATCTGCTTGCTGACTACTCCTCGCTCGATTTCCTTGCCGATCGCGGCGAGACGGCAGGCGAAGGCGATACCCGCACATTGGTCGACTTGCTTGTCGAGCAGATCGAGTTCGCCGATGTCGTCGTGCTCAACAAGATCGGCACGGCTACATCAGAGCAGCGCGATGCCGCACGCAAGATCATCGTCGGGCTGAACCCGGATGCGCAGCTGGTGGAAGTGGATTTCGGCCAGGTGGAACTGCGCGACGTGCTCGGCACCGGCCGCTTCGACCTTGCCAAGGCCGAACAGCACCCGCTCTGGTACAAGGAGCTGCATGGTTTCAAGGATCATATTCCGGAAACCGAGGAATACGGCATCCGCTCCTTCGTCTACAAGGCCCGCCGCCCGTTCGATCCCACCCGGTTCCAGGCGTTTCTCAATCGCTCCTGGCAGGGCGTGGTGCGGGCCAAGGGTTTCTTCTGGCTGGCGACGCGACCCTATCATGTCGGCGAACTGAGCCAGGCCGGGCCGCTGGTCAGAACATCAAAGATGGGCCCGTGGTGGGCGGCAGTGCCTAGGGAGCAATGGCCGCGCGACCCGGGCTTCCTGAAGGCTGTCGGTCCCTACATCGATCCCGTCTGGGGCGATCGCCGCCAGGAGATCGTCTTCATCGGCGCCGACCCCATGGATCAGGCGATGCTGACGGCCGAACTCGACGCCTGCCTGGTCAATGACACCAGCTTCCAGCCGGACCGTTGGCGGGATCTGCCCGATCCCTTCGCGAACTGGTCGCAGCGGGCGGCCTGA
- a CDS encoding RcnB family protein, with amino-acid sequence MKRLLTALVASSFLITPVAAFAQPAGSFEVAQNYDRYQRRPVDRHVDRHVDKHVTIEKRVIVKKKERWSRGHRLSPAERRHMAQVRDYRRYKLRQPPRGQQWVRVDNDFLLISLATGVIVGLTSAR; translated from the coding sequence ATGAAACGTCTCCTGACCGCTCTGGTCGCCAGCTCCTTCCTGATCACACCGGTAGCAGCCTTTGCCCAGCCGGCAGGTTCCTTCGAGGTCGCACAGAACTACGACCGCTATCAGCGTCGACCTGTCGACCGCCACGTGGACCGGCATGTCGACAAGCACGTGACAATCGAAAAGCGTGTCATCGTCAAGAAGAAGGAACGCTGGTCGCGCGGCCATCGGTTGAGCCCCGCCGAGCGCCGCCACATGGCGCAGGTGCGCGATTATCGCCGCTACAAGCTGCGCCAGCCGCCGCGCGGCCAGCAGTGGGTGCGTGTCGACAACGACTTCCTGCTGATCAGCCTTGCGACCGGCGTCATCGTCGGCCTGACGTCTGCGCGTTGA
- a CDS encoding glycoside hydrolase family 43 protein, with product MTALIRNPILPGFNPDPSICRVGDDYYIATSTFEWYPGVQIHHSRDLVNWRLVRRPLERASQLDMRGNPDSCGVWAPCLSYNDGLFFLVYTDVKRFDGNFKDAHNYIVTAEAIEAVWSDPVYVNSSGFDPSLFHDDDGRKWFLNMQWNHRRGGSPKHPAFDGILLQEWDERARRLAGPVKNIFAGSPLGLVEGPHLFKRNGWYYLTTAEGGTGYDHAVTMARSRTIDGPYEIHPDTYLITSKDHPDAPLQRAGHGQYVETPDGQAYHTHLCGRPLPPERRCTLGRETALQKCVWRDDGWLYLENGGPVPEVLVAAPGPVGALVEPRVVETDFDGAALPAEFQWLRTPLPERIFSLERRAGHLRLFARESIGSWFEQALVARRQEHHSFRAETLVDFAPETYQQVAGLTHYYNRHKFHALGLTWHETLGRTLTILSCPGDFPLGRLQFPVGSGIAVPGGPIGLAMEIRDNDLQFFWRADGAVDWQALGPVLDAGVVSDEGGRGEHGSFTGAFAGMFAFDTSGAGLAADFDLFRYVSLSE from the coding sequence ATGACTGCCCTGATTCGCAATCCGATCCTGCCCGGCTTCAACCCGGACCCGTCCATCTGCCGGGTGGGCGATGACTATTACATCGCCACGTCCACCTTCGAGTGGTATCCGGGCGTGCAGATCCACCATTCGCGCGATCTGGTGAACTGGCGTCTGGTGCGCCGGCCGCTGGAGCGGGCAAGCCAGCTGGACATGCGTGGCAACCCGGATAGCTGCGGCGTCTGGGCGCCGTGCCTTTCCTATAACGACGGCCTGTTCTTCCTTGTTTATACCGACGTCAAGCGCTTCGACGGCAACTTCAAGGACGCACACAACTACATCGTCACGGCAGAGGCGATCGAAGCCGTCTGGTCCGATCCTGTCTACGTCAATTCCTCCGGCTTCGACCCGTCGCTGTTCCATGACGACGATGGGCGAAAATGGTTCCTCAACATGCAGTGGAACCATCGCAGAGGCGGCTCGCCGAAACATCCGGCCTTCGACGGTATCCTCTTGCAGGAATGGGACGAGCGCGCGCGCAGGCTGGCCGGGCCGGTGAAGAACATCTTTGCCGGCTCGCCGCTCGGTCTGGTCGAAGGGCCGCATCTCTTCAAGCGCAATGGCTGGTACTATCTGACGACGGCGGAAGGCGGCACGGGATACGACCATGCCGTGACCATGGCGCGGTCGCGCACGATCGACGGTCCCTACGAAATCCATCCCGATACCTACCTAATCACGTCAAAGGATCACCCTGATGCGCCGCTGCAGCGCGCAGGGCACGGGCAATATGTCGAGACGCCGGACGGGCAAGCCTATCACACCCATCTCTGCGGCCGGCCGCTGCCGCCGGAGCGTCGCTGCACGCTTGGCCGCGAGACGGCACTGCAGAAATGCGTCTGGCGCGATGACGGCTGGCTCTATCTCGAAAACGGCGGGCCGGTTCCCGAAGTCCTGGTCGCAGCTCCAGGCCCGGTCGGGGCCTTGGTGGAGCCGCGCGTGGTCGAAACCGATTTCGATGGGGCCGCGCTTCCGGCCGAGTTCCAGTGGCTGCGCACGCCGCTGCCGGAGCGGATCTTTTCGCTGGAAAGGCGGGCAGGGCACTTGAGGCTCTTTGCCCGCGAAAGCATCGGCAGCTGGTTCGAGCAGGCTTTGGTCGCCCGCCGGCAGGAGCATCATTCTTTCCGCGCTGAAACCTTGGTCGACTTCGCGCCGGAGACCTATCAGCAGGTCGCCGGGCTGACGCACTACTACAACCGCCACAAGTTTCATGCGCTCGGCCTCACCTGGCACGAGACTCTTGGGCGGACGCTGACGATCCTGTCCTGCCCGGGCGACTTCCCGCTTGGCCGGCTGCAGTTTCCTGTCGGAAGCGGCATCGCCGTGCCCGGAGGGCCGATCGGGCTTGCCATGGAGATCCGCGACAATGACCTGCAGTTCTTCTGGCGCGCAGACGGGGCGGTCGATTGGCAGGCCCTCGGCCCGGTGCTCGACGCTGGCGTGGTGTCGGACGAGGGCGGCCGCGGCGAACATGGATCGTTTACCGGCGCTTTCGCCGGCATGTTCGCCTTCGACACGTCGGGTGCGGGACTGGCGGCGGATTTCGATCTGTTCCGTTACGTCAGCCTCTCAGAGTGA